The following nucleotide sequence is from Salinispirillum sp. LH 10-3-1.
GTCGGTCGGTGAAGTCATGTCCATTGGCCGTAACTTCCAAGAATCCTTCCAAAAAGCCCTGCGTGGTTTGGAAGTCGGTGCGGCTGGTCTTGATCCGAAACTCGATGTTAACGAAGCCGGCGCGCGTGAAAAGCTGGTGCGTGAACTGAAAGAGCCCGGCCCGGACCGTGCCTGGTATCTCGGTGATGCCTTCCGTATGGGCATGAGCGTGCAAGAAGTCTATGAACTGAGTGGCGTTGATCCTTGGTTCTTGGTGCAGATGGAAGATCTGATCAAAGACGAAGCCATTATCGCAGCCTCTTCAATGGCGAGCTTGAATGCGGATACGTTGCGCCGCTACAAGCGCAAAGGCTTTGCCGACGAGCGTTTGGCTGCCTTGCTGGGCGTAAAAGAAGCCGAAGTGCGGGCTTTGCGCCATCAGCACGGTATTCGTCCGGTGTATAAGCGGGTTGATACCTGTGCCGCCGAGTTCGCGACCAGCACCGCGTATCTGTATTCCAGCTACGACGAAGAGTGTGAGTCCAACCCCACTGACCGCGACAAAATCATGGTCATTGGTGGTGGTCCGAACCGCATTGGACAGGGCATCGAGTTCGATTACTGCTGCGTACACGCGGCCTTGGCGATGCGCGACGAAGGCTACGAGACCATCATGGTTAACTGTAACCCGGAAACCGTATCGACCGATTACGACACGTCCGACCGTCTGTACTTTGAGTCGGTAACCTTGGAAGACGTGTTAGAAATCGTTGATCTGGAAAAGCCAAAAGGCGTGATCGTGCAGTACGGCGGCCAAACCCCGCTGAAACTGGCGCGTGCCTTAGCGGCTGCGGGCGTGCCGATTATTGGGACGTCGCCGGAAGCCATTGACCGGGCGGAAGACCGCGAACGCTTCCAGCACATGATCCAAAAGCTGAACTTGTTGCAGCCCGACAATGCCACCGTGCGCAGTGTTGAGCAGGCGGTGGTAAAAGCCGCTGAAATCGGCTATCCCTTGGTGGTCCGCCCAAGTTATGTCTTGGGTGGCCGTGCTATGGAAATCGTTTACGACGAAGAAGAACTGCTGCGCTATATGCGCGACGCGGTAAAAGTCTCCAACGACTCGCCGGTATTGCTTGATCGCTTCCTCGACAGCGCCATTGAAGTCGACATCGACGCCGTATGCGACGGTGAACGCGTGGTGATCGGTGCCATCATGCAGCACATCGAACAAGCGGGCGTGCACTCCGGTGACTCCGCCTGTTCGTTGCCGCCGTTCTCCTTGCCGCAAGTCATTCAAGACCAGATTCGTGAGCAAGTCTCTGCGATGGCGCTGGAGTTGGGTGTGGTCGGGCTGATGAACGTGCAGATGGCATGGCAGGACGATAAGTTGTACGTCATTGAAGTGAATCCACGTGCTTCGCGTACAGTGCCCTTTGTCTCTAAGGCTATTGGTCGCTCGTTGGCCGATGTTGGCGCACGCGTGATGGCTGGTAAGTCACTGGTTGAGCTGGACTTCACCAAAGAATTGATTCCAACGTTCTTCTCAGTGAAAGAATGCGTACTGCCGTTCAACAAGTTCCCCGGTGTGGACCCTATTCTCAGTCCAGAGATGAAGTCGACCGGCGAAGTCATGGGTGTTGGTGACACCTTTGGTGAAGCCTTTGGGAAAGCCACGCTGGCCACCAATGTGAAGATTCCGCGCAGCGGCAATGTAATCATCAGTGTGAAAGAGCGCGACAAGCCAAAAGCCGTAGAGTTGGCGCGTAAGCTTCAAGCGTTGGGCTTTACAGTGCTTTCCACTCGTGGCACGGCAGCCTATTTGGGCGAGCGTGGTATCGACGTCAGTGTGGTGAACAAGGTGAAAGAAGGTCGTCCGCACATGGTCGACATGATCAAGAACGATGAAATTCACTTTATTGTGAACTCCACCGAAGGTCGTCAAGCTACCGCCGACAGTGCATTGATCCGTCGCAGTGCGCTACTGCACAAGGTGTATTACACAACCACACTGGAAGGAGCGGCCGCATCTGTGGCAGCATTGGAGCATCAAGCGGACAGTACCGTTCGCAAACTCCAAGATTTACATAAGGAAGCGGTGCAATGACCACGCGTTACCCAATGACCGTCGAGGGCGAAAAAGCCCTCCAAGACGAACTCAAGCAATTGAAATCCGTTGAGCGACCCAAGGTGATCGCGTCAATCGCAGAGGCGCGTGAACACGGTGACCTGAAAGAAAATGCTGAATACCACGCGGCGCGCGAGCAGCAAGGTTTTATTGAAGGCCGTATTGCCGAAATCGAAGCCAAGCTCGGCGGCAGTCAGGTCATCGACGTGAAAGCGCTGCCGCACACCGGTAAAGTGGTGTTCGGCACTACGGTCTCTTTGATCAACTTGGAAACCGATGCTGAGGTTAAATACCGCATTGTCGGGGAAGATGAAGCTAACGTGAAAGAAAATCGTATTTCCGTTACTTCTCCCATTGCTCGCGCATTAATCGGTAAAGAAGAGGGTGATGTGGTGAACGTCGTCACCCCCGGTGGCCAAGTCGAGTACGAAATCGAGAAGGTCGAACACCTATGATGATGACCCCACTGCGCCACTTGGGTGCGCGGTTGATGTTTGTATTCGCCGTGGGCAGCCTGTGGGCAGTGGGGTATCTCGTCGGCCCGTTCTTGGCCGACAGCGTTGCAGC
It contains:
- the carB gene encoding carbamoyl-phosphate synthase large subunit; the encoded protein is MPKRTDIQSILIIGAGPIVIGQACEFDYSGAQACKALREEGYRVILVNSNPATIMTDPSMADATYIEPIVWQEVAKIIEKERPDAVLPTMGGQTALNCALDLERNGVLEKFGVTMIGANADTIDKAEDRYRFDQAMKAIGLETPRSGIAHSMEEAWAIQKDLGFPTIIRPSFTMGGSGGGIAYNKEEFEEICLRGLDLSPTNELLIDESLIGWKEYEMEVVRDKNDNCIIICSIENFDAMGVHTGDSITVAPAQTLTDKEYQIMRNASLAVLREIGVETGGSNVQFGIDPKTGRMVIIEMNPRVSRSSALASKATGFPIAKVAAKLAVGYTLDELSNEITGGLTPASFEPSIDYVVTKIPRFAFEKFPQANDRLTTQMKSVGEVMSIGRNFQESFQKALRGLEVGAAGLDPKLDVNEAGAREKLVRELKEPGPDRAWYLGDAFRMGMSVQEVYELSGVDPWFLVQMEDLIKDEAIIAASSMASLNADTLRRYKRKGFADERLAALLGVKEAEVRALRHQHGIRPVYKRVDTCAAEFATSTAYLYSSYDEECESNPTDRDKIMVIGGGPNRIGQGIEFDYCCVHAALAMRDEGYETIMVNCNPETVSTDYDTSDRLYFESVTLEDVLEIVDLEKPKGVIVQYGGQTPLKLARALAAAGVPIIGTSPEAIDRAEDRERFQHMIQKLNLLQPDNATVRSVEQAVVKAAEIGYPLVVRPSYVLGGRAMEIVYDEEELLRYMRDAVKVSNDSPVLLDRFLDSAIEVDIDAVCDGERVVIGAIMQHIEQAGVHSGDSACSLPPFSLPQVIQDQIREQVSAMALELGVVGLMNVQMAWQDDKLYVIEVNPRASRTVPFVSKAIGRSLADVGARVMAGKSLVELDFTKELIPTFFSVKECVLPFNKFPGVDPILSPEMKSTGEVMGVGDTFGEAFGKATLATNVKIPRSGNVIISVKERDKPKAVELARKLQALGFTVLSTRGTAAYLGERGIDVSVVNKVKEGRPHMVDMIKNDEIHFIVNSTEGRQATADSALIRRSALLHKVYYTTTLEGAAASVAALEHQADSTVRKLQDLHKEAVQ
- the greA gene encoding transcription elongation factor GreA, translating into MTTRYPMTVEGEKALQDELKQLKSVERPKVIASIAEAREHGDLKENAEYHAAREQQGFIEGRIAEIEAKLGGSQVIDVKALPHTGKVVFGTTVSLINLETDAEVKYRIVGEDEANVKENRISVTSPIARALIGKEEGDVVNVVTPGGQVEYEIEKVEHL